A portion of the Geoalkalibacter ferrihydriticus DSM 17813 genome contains these proteins:
- a CDS encoding EAL domain-containing protein: MILPAVAEKYSLKPALILLVLITAGLVGNIFAPRLFMGFNYLFGSIAVLVILRVYGLLWSVVAALIAASPTIWLFHHPFALIWLTLEPLAIGLLLRRNPNAPNLVLFSAIYWTLLGVPLIFLFFLGVQGAGLGGTLPAAMMYWLIGVTNALVASLLLNIPVVAALVGLRKRLQSISLRQVIFNLLMAVVAGPAILVMILNGRMMENQSHANALKVIEDIARVAPLEIALALGQDQETQALGAILVDLGAAIPEGIIISVCDVRGGVLASSYPAIRPAGDIHDPFYNSDKLPVAAGIYRAMPRSDIPIPLWQRVQRSSLVRESLLESAPELRLLIEMPLAPHQHRLLQRQTGSLALFLALIIAALINALFFSRWLAAPLFQLSRATTNLPARINDRARIDYPETRITEIDRLIGNFKAMGEVLQEKFSEITKSNETLERRVQKRTEELEYLATHDPLTRLPNRNLLRDRLEQALTQQSRHGDRIGLLLLDLDNFKMVNDTLGHTAGDLLLQQVAQRLCGSVRRMDTVARLGGDEFVILAAEVHSADGLGKIAQKVLEEFGIPFLLSGQELFITASVGVTLSPDDGHGADLLLKNADTAMYQAKKLGKNNFQFFTGEMDLRIRNRLDLETRLRRALERNEFLLHYQPQIDLYDGRIVGIEGLIRWQKEPHELVEPTDFIPILEETGLIVPTGDWVLQTAIGQAKQWEADGFGPLQLAVNISARQFYRENLPEKIQRILSDNAFDSSLLTLEITESILIQDIEESVSKLGALKKMGVNIALDDFGTGYSSLAYLKRLPIDELKIDRTFVDGITHDANDATLIDAIIELAHKLGMKVVAEGVETADQLAFLKHKGCEKMQGFYLSRPLPPTALEDLLKIDAEQKSARGEEHRAALNRAFWDAQASSPPKDQHLANRR, from the coding sequence ATGATCTTGCCTGCCGTGGCCGAAAAATATTCTTTAAAACCTGCGCTGATCCTTCTGGTTCTCATAACAGCGGGGCTGGTGGGAAACATATTTGCGCCACGCCTGTTCATGGGCTTCAATTACCTTTTCGGCAGCATTGCGGTGCTGGTGATCCTGCGTGTTTATGGCCTTCTGTGGAGTGTTGTCGCGGCGCTCATCGCCGCATCGCCCACCATCTGGCTCTTTCATCACCCTTTTGCCCTTATCTGGCTGACCCTTGAGCCCCTCGCCATCGGACTGCTGCTGCGCCGCAATCCCAACGCTCCGAATCTGGTGCTTTTCAGCGCCATCTACTGGACTCTACTCGGCGTTCCCTTAATTTTCCTGTTTTTTCTCGGTGTGCAAGGCGCCGGCCTCGGGGGCACTTTGCCCGCGGCCATGATGTATTGGCTCATCGGCGTCACCAATGCCCTGGTGGCCAGCCTGCTGCTCAACATTCCGGTGGTCGCCGCCCTGGTCGGGTTACGAAAAAGGCTACAGTCGATCTCCCTGCGCCAGGTTATCTTCAACCTGTTGATGGCGGTGGTGGCGGGCCCTGCCATCCTTGTCATGATCCTCAATGGCCGGATGATGGAAAACCAGAGCCATGCAAATGCACTGAAGGTGATTGAAGACATCGCGCGAGTCGCGCCCCTGGAAATCGCTCTGGCCCTGGGCCAGGACCAGGAAACCCAGGCCCTCGGCGCGATTCTCGTCGATCTGGGCGCGGCGATTCCCGAGGGAATAATCATCAGTGTCTGCGATGTGCGGGGCGGCGTCCTTGCCAGTTCCTACCCGGCTATCCGCCCTGCCGGAGACATTCACGACCCCTTCTACAATAGCGATAAACTGCCTGTAGCGGCCGGCATATACCGCGCCATGCCTCGTTCGGACATTCCCATCCCTCTCTGGCAACGGGTACAGCGTTCTTCCCTGGTCCGGGAATCTCTCCTTGAATCGGCGCCGGAGTTGCGCCTGCTGATCGAAATGCCCCTTGCGCCCCATCAGCACCGCCTGCTCCAGCGCCAGACAGGCTCACTGGCCTTATTTCTCGCCCTGATCATCGCAGCGCTGATCAACGCCCTGTTTTTTTCGCGCTGGCTTGCCGCCCCTTTGTTTCAGCTTTCACGAGCGACCACCAACCTTCCGGCCCGCATCAACGACCGCGCCCGAATTGACTATCCCGAAACTCGCATAACTGAAATCGATCGATTGATCGGCAATTTCAAAGCCATGGGCGAGGTTCTTCAGGAAAAATTCAGTGAGATTACCAAGTCCAATGAAACCCTGGAGCGTCGGGTCCAGAAGCGCACCGAAGAATTGGAATACCTGGCCACCCATGATCCCTTGACGCGCCTACCCAATCGCAACCTGCTCCGCGACCGCCTGGAGCAGGCGCTGACCCAGCAATCCCGCCATGGAGACAGGATCGGCCTGCTCCTACTTGATCTCGACAATTTCAAGATGGTGAACGATACCTTGGGCCACACGGCAGGCGACCTGCTCCTGCAGCAGGTGGCACAGCGGCTATGTGGCAGCGTACGCCGGATGGACACCGTTGCGCGCCTGGGCGGTGACGAATTCGTGATTCTTGCCGCCGAGGTCCATTCGGCTGATGGGCTGGGCAAAATCGCACAAAAGGTGCTTGAGGAATTCGGGATCCCTTTCCTGTTGAGCGGACAGGAATTGTTCATCACAGCCAGCGTCGGCGTAACCCTCTCTCCGGACGACGGCCATGGCGCCGACCTTCTGTTGAAAAATGCGGATACCGCCATGTATCAGGCGAAGAAACTGGGGAAAAACAATTTTCAATTTTTTACCGGCGAGATGGATTTACGCATCCGCAACCGCCTTGATCTGGAAACCCGATTGCGCCGCGCCCTGGAGCGGAATGAATTCTTGCTGCACTACCAACCGCAGATTGATTTGTACGACGGTCGCATCGTCGGCATTGAAGGGCTGATCCGCTGGCAAAAAGAACCCCATGAGCTGGTGGAACCAACCGACTTCATCCCCATCCTCGAAGAAACCGGCCTGATTGTGCCCACCGGTGACTGGGTGCTGCAAACCGCCATTGGTCAGGCAAAACAGTGGGAAGCGGACGGATTCGGTCCCTTGCAACTGGCGGTGAACATCTCGGCGCGGCAGTTCTATCGTGAGAACTTGCCGGAAAAAATCCAGAGAATTCTTTCCGACAACGCATTTGACAGTTCGCTATTAACCCTTGAAATTACCGAAAGCATTCTTATTCAGGATATCGAAGAAAGTGTGAGCAAGCTCGGTGCCCTAAAAAAAATGGGGGTCAACATCGCGCTCGATGATTTCGGTACGGGCTACTCCTCCCTGGCTTACCTCAAGCGCCTGCCCATCGATGAGCTCAAGATCGATCGCACTTTTGTCGACGGCATCACCCATGACGCCAACGATGCCACCCTGATCGATGCGATCATCGAACTGGCCCACAAACTGGGCATGAAGGTCGTTGCCGAAGGCGTTGAGACAGCTGATCAACTGGCCTTTCTGAAACACAAGGGATGCGAAAAAATGCAGGGTTTTTATCTGAGCCGCCCGCTGCCGCCGACGGCCCTGGAAGATCTGCTAAAAATCGATGCCGAGCAAAAATCAGCCCGCGGAGAAGAACATCGAGCCGCTCTCAATCGCGCTTTTTGGGATGCACAGGCGTCTTCTCCACCGAAGGATCAGCATCTCGCGAATCGCCGGTGA
- a CDS encoding YcxB family protein yields MTEENAIVLEYNLTEEMWRRFFYAHYQHQAFFRMRFIYGAILSAIGAFMVGVPAANNWIGAAFLASGLYCVLSKHLFLLKSMASARKGPLFEGRIQVRLTNDAMSVRAGTQHSERGWKDFHGYRIVEPGFMLYTDRNAFFFVPQEALTDATASILQRFLDHSGIKKFNGE; encoded by the coding sequence ATGACGGAGGAAAATGCGATTGTTCTGGAATACAATCTGACCGAAGAGATGTGGCGCCGTTTTTTTTATGCCCACTATCAGCATCAGGCTTTTTTTCGCATGCGCTTTATTTACGGCGCGATACTCTCGGCAATAGGTGCTTTTATGGTAGGTGTGCCCGCCGCAAACAATTGGATCGGTGCCGCATTTCTGGCAAGCGGTCTTTATTGCGTGCTGTCAAAGCATCTCTTCCTTCTCAAGTCCATGGCTTCGGCCCGCAAAGGGCCACTCTTCGAAGGGCGCATTCAGGTGCGCCTGACCAACGACGCCATGAGCGTCAGGGCGGGCACCCAGCACAGTGAGAGAGGCTGGAAGGACTTTCACGGCTACCGGATTGTTGAACCAGGCTTCATGCTTTACACCGACCGGAACGCGTTTTTCTTCGTGCCCCAAGAGGCACTCACCGATGCCACGGCTTCGATTCTTCAGCGGTTTCTTGACCACAGCGGGATAAAAAAGTTTAACGGAGAATAG